The nucleotide sequence CTTCTCTTGATAAGGATTCAGTGATTTCCTTCCAATTGATGAAGAATGTTCGGTAATTACAAATGGTATATTCTCTTCTTTTGCAAGCTTGGCTGCTACTATTCCTGCCCAGTTACAAGCATGGGCATGAATAATATCTGGCTTTCCATATGTTTGGACAGCTAATGAATAAATTTTCTTTAAGCGAAGATAACGAATAAAATACGGTACATACGGGACTCCAAGGAAATAGTTGTAACCATTGTAACGAAAGGTATTAAGAATCCCTTCTCTGTTGAAAACAACTCCTTTCCCCTCTTTGTATTTTCCTAAGCGCTTGATACTCCACATATCTGTATACAACACAGTGACATCCATCCCATGTCTTTGAAGAGCTTGAGCTTGCTCTTGAAAAAAAACTCCTCTAATTGGCTTAGACTTGATTGGATACCATGAAGGTACGATAAAAACACGCATTATCTATGACGCCCTTCTTATTTTCGGTTTTAGTTTTAACAAATAGTTTTGATAGGCTTTCAGGTCTTTTTGGTTAACTAAAAGAAAAGTATGGATTGGTTTACCTGTTATTTTTTTAAAAATCACTAACTTAATGACCCAATCCATGCTATATGTTATGGAAGTGGCAATCGCCGCTCCATAAATACCTAGAATTGGAACTAGAATAATGTTTAAAAGAAGATTTGAGGTAACTGTTAAGATAGCTACATACATATTAATTTCTGGTTTTCCTCTGCCTGCAAGATCATTTGAAATTACTTTTACCGAGGAACCAAGAACAATCCCAAGGACAAGGAATTTTAATACTTGTGAACTCTGCTGATATTCTTCTCCGAACAATAATAAAATAAAAATATCTGATAATAAGATAAGTGCAACTCCAACTAAAATCGCTAAAAATAAGATGTTCCTATTCACCATTGATGTTAGTTCATTTCTTTCTTCTTCATTTGTAATGGAAGATATTTTTGGAAACAGCACACTTGACACTGCCTCTGAAACAACCCAAATCTTTTCAGTTATACTCACTGCCACAACATAGAACCCAACAGCTAACGGGCCTAAAAAAAATGAAATAACAAATAAATCTGCACGATAATTTAGGAATGCCATAATATTGCTAAGATGAGCTTTCAATCCAAATGTTAAAGATGATTTTAGATAAACTGTTGATAGTTTTCCGTTCAACAAACTAAAATCATATTTTTGTTTCAGTAGGCTGAAGGTTAGGATTAAAGTAAGAACATGCCCAAATGCATATGAAAGAAGGGCAGCTTTCAAACCTAGAGAAAAAATAATTAACGTAATGAAAACTA is from Bacillus tianshenii and encodes:
- a CDS encoding flippase; the encoded protein is MTTNKMFFKNILLTLSRQVIGILLGLGLTIIIARTLGPERQGLYALIILLPTMLATFLNMGVGVSSVYYIGKAQYNLQDIIKTNILLAVYLSAFSALIGFIVIAFFSTELFPGASETYLFTMLSLIPILFLKKFLNAIFHGMQDFKSFNSIILIGQLGNFLLVFITLIIFSLGLKAALLSYAFGHVLTLILTFSLLKQKYDFSLLNGKLSTVYLKSSLTFGLKAHLSNIMAFLNYRADLFVISFFLGPLAVGFYVVAVSITEKIWVVSEAVSSVLFPKISSITNEEERNELTSMVNRNILFLAILVGVALILLSDIFILLLFGEEYQQSSQVLKFLVLGIVLGSSVKVISNDLAGRGKPEINMYVAILTVTSNLLLNIILVPILGIYGAAIATSITYSMDWVIKLVIFKKITGKPIHTFLLVNQKDLKAYQNYLLKLKPKIRRAS